From Jiangella mangrovi:
CGAGGCCGAGACCGGCCCCGCCACCTCATCCGGAACGGACGAAGCGGTCGCCGCGGCCCCGCGGGAGGGTGGGGGTAGCTGACCCGCACCGGTGGAGGTGGCCATGACGACGACAGGTACGAGCCCGGCCGACGTCCTCGTGGTCTTCGGGATCACCGGCGACCTCGCGCGGGTGATGACGTTCCGCTCGCTGTACCGGCTCGAGGCCCGCGGCCTGCTGACCTGCCCGGTCGTCGGCGTCGCCGTCGACGACTGGACGGTGGACCGCCTGGTGCAGCGGGCGCGCGCGTCGATCGAGGGGTCCGGCGAGCACGTCGACCAGGCCGTCTTCGACCGGTTCGCCGCCCGGCTGTCCTACGTCAGCGGCGACTTCACCGACGCGGCCACGTACGGGCGGGTGGGTGACGCGATCAAGGGTGCGGAGTCACCGGTCTTCTACCTGGAGATCCCGCCGTTCCTGTTCGGCACCGTCGTGAAGGGGCTGTCCGACGCCGGCCTGACGGAGTCGGCTCGCGTCATCGTCGAGAAGCCGTTCGGCCACGACCTCGCCTCGGCCCACACGCTGGCCGAGGAACTGCACCAGTACGTCGACGAGTCGCAGCTGTACCGGATCGACCACTACCTCGGGAAGATGGGGATCGAGGAGATCCTCTACCTGCGCTTCGCCAACTCGATCCTCGAGCCGGTGTGGAACCGCGACCACGTGCGCTGCGTGCAGATCACCATGGCCGAGAGCTTCGGCGTCGAGGACCGCGGCCACTTCTACGACCCCGTCGGCGCGCTGCGCGACGTCGTCGTCAACCACCTCATGCAGGTGGTCGCGGCGGCCGCCATGGAGGCGCCGGCCCGCGGCGACGTGCGCACCATCAAGGAGTCGCAGGTCGCGCTGTTCCGGGCCGTCGCCGACGCCGACCCGGCCCACTACGTGCGCGGGCAGTACGACGGCTACCTGGGCATCGACGGCGTCGCGGCGGACTCGGAGACCGAGACGTACGCCGCGCTGCGCCTCGAGATCGAGAACTGGCGCTGGTCGGGCGTCCCGTTCTTCATCCGCACCGGCAAACGGCTCGCGGCGACGCAGACCGAGCTGCGGCTGGTCTTCAAGCACCCGCCGCGGCTGGGGTTCTGGCCGGCCGAGAGCCGGCCCGGGTCGGACCAGATCGTGGTGCGGCTGGACCCGTCGACCGGCATCAGGGTCGTGCTCGACGCCCGGCGGGCCGACCGCCAGGGCGCGGCGCCGATCGGCCTGGACATGGAGTTCGCGGCCGAGGGCGGCGAGGGCCCGACGCCGTACGAGGTGCTGCTGCTCGCTGCGATGCGCGGCGAGTCGACGAGGTTCGCCCGGCAGGACGGCATCGAGGAGACCTGGCGGGTCATGCAGCCGCTGCTCGAGGCCGCGCCGCCGGTGCACCGCTACCAGCCCGGCACCTGGGGTCCGGCGGCCGCCGACGCGCTGACGGCCGGCGAGGGCGGCTGGCAGGATCCGTGGGTGTCGTCGTGACGACGGCCGGAAGGTAGGCGTCACGACATGGGCGCGCCGGCGCGCACGCCCCGCACGCCGGCGCGGCCAGGGCTGGTCCTCGGCGCGCTGATCCTGGTCGCGGCGGTGGCGAACCTCAACCTCGCGGTCGCCAACGTCGCGCTGCCCGACATCGGGCGGGCGTTCGGCTCGTCGCAGACCACGCTGGACCTCATCGCCGTCGGCTACTCGCTCGGGCTGGCGGCGTCGGTGCTGTACCTCGGCGGGCTGGGCGACCGCTACGGCCGCAAGCTCATGCTGATCCTGGGCGTGACGCTGTCGATACCGGCCTGCCTGCTGGCCGCGTACGCGCCGTCGGACGAGGTGCTGATCCTCGCGCGGGTGCTGGGCGGGCTGTCCGCCGGCATGGCCTACCCGACGACGCTGGCACTGATCACGGCGCTGTGGGCCGGTCCTGCGCGGACCAAGGCGATCGCGCTGTGGTCCGGCATCGGCGGCGCCATCGCCTCGCTCGGGCCGCTGCTGTCGGGCTGGCTGCTGGAGCACTTCTGGTGGGGCTCGGTGTTCCTGGTGACGCTGCCGCTGGCGGTGGTCGCGCTCGTGCTCGCGTGGCTGTTCGTGCCGAGCCACGTCAACGAGACCACCGACCCCGTCGACAACCTCGGCGGGCTGCTGTCGATCGTGCTCGTGGCATCGCTGGTACTGGCGATCAACTTCGCGCCGGTGCCGGGCAAGGGCGCGCTGGCCATCGGGCTGGCGGTGATCGCTCTGGCCGCGGGCGCGGCGTTCCTCCTGCGCCAGCGCCGGGCGCCGAACCCGCTCTACGACCTGACGGTGGCCGGCCGGCGCATCTTCTGGGTCGCCGCCGTCGCCGGGATCATCGTGTTCGGCACACTGATGGGTGCCATGTTCGTCGGGCAGCAGTTCCTGCAGAACGTGCTCGGCTACTCCACCTTCGAGGCGGGCCTGTCGATCCTGCCTGCCGCCATCCTGATGGTGCTGGTGGCGCCGCGGTCGGCCTCGCTGGTCGAGTCGCACGGGTCGCGGGTCGTCCTGCTGCTCGGCTACGCCTGCTGCCTGCTCGGCTTCGTCGCGATGCTGCTGCTGTGGGACCAGGACGCGTCGTACTGGGTGATCGGTCTCGCCTACGCGCTGGTCGGGGCGGGCGTCGGGTTCGCCGGCACGCCCGCGTCGCACGCGCTGACCGGGTCGGTGCCCGTGCACCGGGCCGGCATGGCGTCGGGAACCGCCGACCTGCAGCGCGACCTCGGCGGCGCGATCATGCAGTCGATCCTCGGGGCGCTGCTCACCGCCGGCTACGCGTCCGCCGTCTCGGCCGCGATCGCCGCCGCGCCCAACAAGCAGGACATCACCGACGGCGTGCAGACGGAGCTGATGAACTCCTTCGCGTCGGCCGAGGCGACCGCCCAGCAGTACCCCCAGTACGCCGACGCCATCACCTCTGCCGCCGCCCAGTCCTTCCTCGACGGCGCCGACTGGGCCTACATCGCCGGGATCGTCGCCATCCTCATCGGGTCCGCGCTGGTCAGCCTGCTGTTCCCGGTCAAGGAGGACGAGTCCCGCCTCCTCGCCGAGTACCACGCCGCCGACGCCCGCACCCTCCCCGAGGCGGTCCCCCCACCCGACGACCCCTGAGGCGACCCCTCCCCAGAAGTTGATCTTGGAGTAACCGCGGAGTCACCGCCCGATTCGCCCGATTGATCCCGCGTTACTCCGAGATCAACTCGGGCCTGGCGAACCGCGCCTAGTTCAGGCGGTCGAGGAGGTGGTCGCCCACCCGCAGCGCGTTGGCCATGACCGTCAGCGCCGGGTTGACCGCGCCGATGCTCGGGAAGAAGCTCGTGTCGACCACGTACAGGTTGTCCAGCTCGTGCGCCTTGCAGTTCCGGTCGAGCACCGACGTGGCCGGGTCGCTCCCGAACCGGGCCGTTCCGGCCTGGTGGGCGCAGCCGGCGACGGGGACGTCGTTCTTCATGTAGACGTCGCGCGGGATCAGGTGGTGCGGGTGCATCCCGAGGTGCCCCAGGTGGCCCTTGACCCGCTTGTACAGCTGCTCGAGCGGCTCGCGGTTGTTCGGCGTGTAGTGGAGCACGACGTCGCCGGTGGGGCTCAGCGTCACCCGGTTGTCCGGGTCGGGCAGGTCCTCGACGGAGAGCCAGAAGTCGACGGCGTGCTCGGCGACCTCGTCGAGGGCGAACATCGGCGCCAGGTTCGCCAGCACGGGCTTCTCGCCGCGGTACATGGGCGCCGACGACTTGCCGACCATCTGCACGTTGCCCATCGGGTACTCGAAGTCGTCGTCGCCGAAGTAGTAGTCGTTGAGGCCCAGCGTCTTCTGGAACCGGGTGTCGTTCTTCTCCGTCGACACCGCCAGGAACGCGCGGCTGTTGTGGAACAGGTAGTTCCGCCCGACCTGGTCCGACCCGTTGGCCAGCCCACCCGGATGCCGCTCACCAGCGCTCGCCAGCAGCAGTTTCGCCGTGTTCGCCGCCCCCGCCGCCACGACGACCACCGACCCCGTGAACCGCTGCTCGACCCCGCCGACCGCAGCGACCACCGTAGTCACCGTCCGCCCGGCCGGGTCCGTCTCGAGCCGGCGCACCTCAGCGTTGCGCACGAGCGTCACGTTCGGGTGCCGCAGCGCGGGCCGGACGGCGACGACGTCGGCGTCGGACTTCGCGTGCACCAGGCAGGGGAAGCCGTCGCAGGTGGCGCACCGGATGCAGGCGCTGAGCTCCGGCCGGGCCTCGTCCAGCATGATCCCGCTCGGCGCGTGGAACGGGTGCAGCCCCGTGTCGGCGAGGTCGTCGAAGAGCCGCTGGATGCGCGGCTCGTGCGACACCGGCGGGTAGGGATAGGGCGACGGCGACGGCGGCTCGGTCGGGTCCTCGCCGCGGGCGCCGTGCACCTGGTACAGCTGCTCGGCCTGCGTGTAGTACGGCTCCAGCTCGTCGTAGCCGATGGGCCAGGCCGGCGAGACGCCGCCGTGGTGGCGCAGCTCGGTGAAGTCGCGCTCGCGCAGCCGGTACAGGGCGGCGCCGTAGAACTTGGTCGCACCGCCCACGTAGTAGTGGATCTGCGGCTGGAACGGCTTGCCGTCGCCGTCGTACCAGGTGTCGGCCGACACGTACCGGTTGTCGACGAAGACCGCCGCCGCGTCCCAGTTCTCGATCTCGCGCGGCAGCCAGTCGCCGCGCTCGAGGATGAGAACGCGCTTGCCCGACGGTGCCAGCCGGTGCGCCAGCGTGCCCCCGCCGGCCCCGGATCCCACGATGATGACGTCGTACTCGTCGGCCATGACGGCCCCCTCAGCGATTTCAGTCCAGCGAGATGTGCGGCCGGTCGGCCTCGTCGTCGCCCCAGGCGATGCGCTGCGGCGCGGACGAGGCCTCGATGGTGGCGGTGCGGTCGCGGTCGAAGTAGTCCCAGGCCCACGTCACGAACGCGTCGGTCTTGCTGTGCACGCCGCTCATCAGCATCATGTGCACCCCGAGCCAGGCGGCGAACGCGACCGGTCCCTCGACCTGGTGGTGGCGCTTGCCGACCTCGGCGACGGCGGCGTTGCGGCCGATCATCGCCATGATGCCCTTGTCCTTGTAGCGGAACGGCCGGGCCGGCTCGCCCTTCAGGTCGCGCAGGATGTTCTCGGCGGCCCACTTCCCCGACTGCTGCGCGACGGAGCCCAGCTGCGGCCACGTCCCGCCGCCCGAGCCCGACGGGATGTTCGCCGCATCGCCGACGGCGTAAGCCCCCGGGTAGCCGTCGACGCCGAGGTCCGCCCGCACGTCCAGCCGTCCGCCCCGTCCGGGAGACGGCCCGGCCGACCGCGCGACGGACGAGGCCAGCTCGCCGCCGCCCCACACCACCGTCCGGGCCGGGATGCCGCCGCCGTCGTCCAGCTCGACCCGGTCCGGGCGCACGGCCGCGACGCCGGTGCCCAGCCGCACCTCGGCGCCGGCCTCGGTGAGCTTGCGGGCGGCGTACTCGTGCGCCTTCGGCGAGAACTCGCCGAGCAGGGCGTCGCCGCGGTCGACGAGGGTGATCCGCCCCGGCCGCACGACGCGGCCGGTCTCGTCCCAGACGCCCATCAACTCGGCCAGCGCGCCGGCGGTCTCGACGCCGGTCGGCCCGCCGCCCACGACGACCACGTCGAGCGCACCCGGCTCGTCCGGCGACCGCAGCAGGTCCTGCAGGTGCAGCCGCAGCCGCTCCGCGTCGGCGACGGAGTACAGCGGGAACGCGTGCTCGGCGGCGCCCGGGATGCCGAAGAAGTTCGGCCGGGCGCCGGCCGCGACCACGACGTGCGACCCGCTGAGCGTGCGCCCGTCGGCCAGGACGAGGCCGCGCTCGGCCAGCCGCGCCTCGGCCACGTCGGCCGTCACGACCTCGACCGCGTCGTGCTCCCTGAAGATGGCCCGGTGCGGCCGGGCGACGTCCACGGCGGGCAGCTGCGAGCTGGCCACCTGGTACAGCAGCGGCTGGAACTGGTGGTAGTCGTTGCGGTCCACCAGCGTCACGGCGACGTCCTCCTCGGCGAGCCGGCGCGCGCAGGCGACGCCGGCCAGCCCGCCGCCCAGCACCAGCACGCGGTCGGCGGTCCCGGTCACAGCGACAGCTCCTCGAGCCGCTCGTGCAGGACGATCCGCCCGGCCGCCTGGATCAGGGCGAGGTGCGAGAACGCCTGCGGGGTGTTGCCGAGGTGGCGGGCCCGGCCGACCTCGAACTCCTCGGCGTACAGGCCCAGCGGCGAGGCGATGGCGAGCAGCCGCTCCATCATGGCGCTCGCCCGGTCCATCTCGCCCACCGCTGTCAGCGCCGACACCAGCCAGAACGAGCAGATGAGGAACGTGCCCTCCTCGCCGGAGAGGCCGTCGTCGGTCTCGCCGGTCCGGTAGCGCAGCACGAAGCCGTTGTCCGTCAGCTCCTCGTCGATGGCGTCGATGGTCTTGCGGATCCGCTCGTCGTTGCCGGGCAGGAACCCGAACAGCGGCGCGAGCAGCGTCGACGCGTCTAGGGCGTCGGTGTCGTAGTGCTGGCGCAGCACGCCGCGGTCGCTGACGCCGTGAGCGAGGATGTCCTCGCGGATCTCCTCGGCGGTCTTGGCCCACTCCCGCTCCTTCGCGGGGTCGTCGCGGATCGCCGCCAGCCGCGCCGCGCGGTCCATGGCCACCCAGCACATGAGCTTCGACGACACGTAGTGCTGCGGTTTGCCTCGCGCCTCCCAGATGCCCTGGTCGGGGTCGCGCCAGACCGCGGCAGCGGCCTCGGCCTGCGACGTCACCAGCGGCCAGAGCCGTCGCGGCAGGTGCTTGCTGCGCCGGGTGTGCAGCAGGATCGCGTCGAGGACCGCGCCGTACACGTCGTTCTGCCGCTGGTCGAAGGCGCCGTTGCCGATCCGCACCGGCTGGGCGCCCTCGTAGCCGGACAGCTCGTCGCGGGTGGTCTCGGTGAGGTCGCGCCGTCCGTCGATGCCGTACATGATCTGCAGGCTGCCGTCGGTCCGCGGCTCGACGTCTGCGACGAACTGCATGAACTCCTCGGCCTCCCAGTCGAGGTTGAGGTAGTGCAGCGCCTGCAGCGTGAACGTGGTGTCGCGCATCCAGGTGTAGCGGTAGTCCCAGTTGCGCTCGCCGCCCGGCGTCTCCGGCAGCGATGTCGTCAGCGCGGCTACCGTCGCGCCGGTCGGCATGTAGGTGAGGCCCTTGATGGTCAGCGCGGACCGCTCCAGCGGGTGGCGCAGCGGATGGTCGGGGATGCGGGCGCGGGCCAGCCAGTCGCGCCAGAACTCGATGGTCCGGTCGAGGCGGCCGAAGGCGTCCTCGTCGCCGTCCGGCACGGTGAGGTCGTGGTTCCAGGACAGCGCGCACCAGGACCGCTCCCCCTTCGCCAGCACGTGCCGGGCGCGTGCCGAGCCGCCCTCGATGCCGATCGAGAGGTCGGTGCTGAGCCGGACGGTCTGCCCGTTCCCCGAGGCGTCGGCCGCGTGCGCGCCGTCGTCGGCGTCGACCACGGTCCAGCTGGCGGGTTCGCGGCCGTAGTCGAAGACCGCCTCGCAGACGGCCTCGATCTCGACCTCGCCGTCGAGGCACTCGGCCGTGCGCACCAGCAGGTGCTCGGCGTCCTCGTCCGTCGGCGGCCGGGTGTGCGGTGTGACGATGTCGGTCCCCCGGCGCGGCCCCATGACGAGCGCGTCGCGGATGCGCACCCAGCCGCCGGTGGTGTGCCAGGTCGTCTCCAGGACGTTCGTGCCCGGCACGTAGTGCCGCGACGTCGGCACGTTGATGCCGTAAGGGCCCCACCGGAACGAGCCCGCGCCCCGGTCGAGCAGGTTGCCGAAGACGCTCGGCGCGTCGAAGGCGGGCACGCACAGCCAGTCGACCGAGCCGTCCGGTGCGACCAGTGCGCCGGTGTGGCAGTCGGAGAGGAACGCGTAGTCCGCGATGGGCGGGAACGGGGATGTGGACAGGCTCATGAGCCCTCCTCGGGTAGAAGTCCGCGCTGGTCCAGGACGTAGAGGACGATGAAGCCGGGCACCACGACGAGTACGGCGAGCCCGACGACGACCAGGACCGTGGTCAGGGTGGCGTCCGGCGCGGCGGCCGCGGACACCTTCAGGCTCTCGGGCAGCAGGTACGGCCACTGCGCCACGCCCCAGGCGGCGACGATGCTCGCGACGGCGCCGACGGCGAGCAGCCGCCCGCCGCGCGCGGCGTCGCGGACCAGCAGCACGAGGGCGCCGACTCCGGCCGCGACGCTGACGAGGACCACCGGCAGTGCCCGCGACGTCAGCTCGCCGTACACGTACTCCGCGTCGGCGCGCAGCACGAACAGGCCGATGATCCCGATGACGGCGACGGCGACGGCGGCGGCCACCGCGCGGCGGCGGAAGTAGGCCGCCATCTCGGGGTCGCCCAGCCGCCGGGCGTCCCACACCAGGTAGGCGGCGGCCAGGTAGGCGACGGCCGCGACCGCCAGCACGCCGCCGAGGATCGAGGTCGGGTTGATCCAGCTGTCCACCGGGTCGCCGGCCCGCCCGCCCGCCGGCACCCGGCCCGACGCGATGCCACCCGCGATCGCGCCCAGGGCGAACGGGACCAGCACCGACGACAGCGCGAACGCCCCGCCGAACACCCGCCGGTGCTCCAGGCGGACGACGGCCTTGCGGAACGCGAACCCGGCCCCGCGCAGGACGATGCCGAGCGCGGCGATGGCCAGCGGCACGAACAGCGTCAGCGTCACCGACGCGTAGGCCTCGGGGAACGACGTCCACAGCACGACGAACACGAAGATCAGCCAGACGTGGTTGGCCTCCCACACGGGGCCGACGGAGTGCTCGATGACGGCGCGCGGCCGGGCGCCCCGCTCCGGCCCGCCCGCGACGAGGTCCCAGAACCCCGCCCCGAAGTCGGCGCCGGCGAAGATCGCGTACGCGATGATCCCGGCCAGCAGCACGATGGCGACCGTCGTGCTCACGGGACCGTCTCCTCCTCGGACTCGGCCTCCCGCCCGGCCCCGGCCCCGGCTCCGCGTTCGGCGGGTGCGCGCGGGCCGTACGGGGCGTCGCCCTCGCGCTGCCCCTCGCCCTGCCGCCACCGCCGGCTCATCCCGCGCAGGACGAGCACCAGCGTGGTCCCGAGCGCGGCGTAGAGGACGACGACCGAGACGAACATGATCCAGACGCCGGTGTTGCCGGTGGCGGCGTCCTCGACCTTCATGTGGCCGTACACGATCCAGGGCTGCCGGCCGACCTCGGTGACGACCCAGCCGGCCTCCATGGCGATGACGGCGAGCACGCCCGACGCGGCGGCGCAGCGCAGGAACCACCTGCTCTGCGGCATGTGCCGGCGGAACGCCCAGACGACGCCGTACCAGACCGAGAGCAGGAACAGCAGCGTCCCGAGCCCGACCATGACGTCCCAGGCCAGGTGGACGATGTTGACCTGCCGCGTCGTGGGCCGCTCGTCCGCCGGGAACGCGTCGAGGCCCTGCACGACGGTGTCCCTGCCGGTGCTCGGGTCGGACAGCCACGAGGCCAGCCCGGGGATCGGGAAGCCGCCGCTGACGGTGCCGTCGTCGTTCAGCCGGCCGAGCAGCGTCTCGGGGACGTCGCTGCCGGTCTCCGGCACCAGCTCGATCGCGGCGAACTTCGCCGGCTGGTTGTCGTACACCCAGCGGGCCAGGGCGTCGCCGACCCCCAGCTGGATCGGGGTCATGACGGCGGCGACGGAGAACGCGATGACGAAGCCGAGCCGGTGGTAGTGGTCGCGGCGCCCGCGAAGCATCCCCGTCGCATAGACGGAGGCGACCAGGAACCCGCCCACCAGGTACGCGGCGATGATCATGTGCGCGGTCTGCAGCGGCATCGAGTCGTTGAAGATCACCTGCACCGGGTCGACGTCGACGACGTTCCCGTCGGAGTCCAGGGTGAAGCCGCCGGGCGCGTTCATCCAGGCGTTCGCGGCGACGACGGAGGCGCTGCCGAAGATGCCGGCCAGCACGATCGGGACGCCGGTCCAGAAGTGCGTCCAGGGCCGCAGCCGGCGCCAGCCGAAGATGTAGATCGAGATGAAGATCGCCTCGGTGAAGAAGAAGATCCCCTCGAACATGAACGGGATGCCGAAGACGTCGCCCCACTGACCCATGAACCTGGGCCAGAGCAGGCCGAACTCGAAGCTCAGGACGGTGCCGGTGACGGCGCCGACAGCGAACGTCACGGCCATGTACTTCGACCAGCGCTGGGCCAGCAGCAGCGCGTCGCGGTCGTCGTGCTTGAGGGCGCGATAGTTCGCGATGAGGGTGAAGAACGCCCATGACACCCCGAGCGGCACCAGGATGATGTGGAAGCCGAGCGTGAACGCCATCTGCCCGCGTGCCCACGGGACGGGGTCGACGGCGGCCAGCGCCGCGGCGAGGGAGCCCATCTCAGACGAGGCCCAGCTGACGGGCCCGGCGGACCGCCTCGTTGCGGCGCGACGCGGACAGCTTGCGCAGGATGCCGCGGATGTGGGTCCGGACGGTGTTGACGGAGATGTACATCGCCGACGCGACCTCCTCCGTCGTGAGCAGCGACGACAGGTGCCGCAGCACCTCGAGCTCGCGGTCCGAGAGCGCCCGCCCGGGCGGCACGCCACCGTCGGGGTCCTCGTCCTCCGCGCGGGTGGTGTGCGCCGGCCCGGCGCCGCCGGGACGCAGCCAGTCGGCCCGGGCGGCCACGTCCGCGTCGAGGCGCATCAGCCGGCGCACCCGCGGCGAGACGTGCGTGAACGGGCGCCGCAGTCCGTCGCGCTCGGCCAGGCGCAGGGCGCGCACGACGGCGGCCCGGCTCGCCTCGGCCTCGCCGCGGGCGAGCTGGCGATGCGCCTGCTGGAGCAGCTGCTCGACCCGCGCGGCCTGCGGCTCGATCCCGGCGGGACGGGGTGCGGCCGGGGTGTCGCGGGTGGCGTCCCGGGTGGGGTCCCTGCGGGCGTCGACGGCGGCCGCCTCGGCGTCGATCAGGGCCCGGACCCAGGCCGGGCCGGTCCCAGACCGCTCCAGCAGCCGCCGGGCGCCGTCGGCGTCGCCCTGGTCGCGGCGGAGCCGGACCTGGAGCAGCACCCCGACCGACGCCAGCAGCGGGTCGTCGCGGCTCTCCTGGATCCGGACGGCCCGGCGCAGCCAGTGCTGGGCGCCGGCCAGGTCCTGGCGCTGCAACGCCGTCCACGCCCGCGCCAGGTGCGCCGCGGCGGGCCGGTCGGCGGCCGCGACGGACGACTCGCCGGCCAGCGCCTCGGCCGCGCCGGCCAGCTCCCGCACCCGCGACAGCCGGCCCCGGCTCGCCTCCGCGAGGGCGAGCATCCCGAGGCAGCGCAGCCGGATCGCCGCGGCGCAGCCGTCGACGCCGTCGTCCCCGCCGCCGCCCGGGCCGGCCGCCCTGCCGTCGACCCCGTCGACCCCGTTCCCACCCGCGCCGTCGCCGCCCGCGCTCGCGCGGCGCCCGGCGCTACCGTCCGTGCCCGGCTGCTCGTCGCCGGCGGCGGCGAGGGCCGCCATGGCCTCGGCCAGGTCGGTGCAGGCGGCCACCGGGTCGCCGTCGCGCAGCCGGGCGGTGCCGGCCGCGAGCAGCCCCAGCGCCCGCAGCTCCCCGAGCCGGGCCGGGTCCACCCAGGTGGCGCCGCGCACGACCTCGAGCAGGTGCCCGGCGGCCGCGAGCGTCGCGCCGGCGTCGCCGACCCCGTCGGCCAGCATCGTCCGGGTGGCCGCGACCGCCAGCGCCAGGCCGGAGCCGGACGCGCCTCGGCCGAGCGACGCCAGCCGCTCGTCACACCGCGACAGCCGGCGTGCGGCCCGCCGCGGCTCGCCCCGTCCGACCGCGAGTGCCGCCAGCACCGCCGCGGCGGCCGGC
This genomic window contains:
- a CDS encoding LuxR C-terminal-related transcriptional regulator is translated as MSGARPPALPARLRPPRPAFPVVDRHRLVDAVAAGVQSAPLTLIRAPAGSGKTVLAAAWATRARRGVPPARLAGPPAWLTLDDGDDRPGVFWSHVIAALSRTGAVVDGAPDPGRDLDPAFVDRLAAELLTHDAPVALVLDQAERLTDRRIGRQLDQLLRAAGPRFRLVMVTRTDPALPLHRYRLDATVAQVRYDDLAFTPAEVAVLLELHGVRTPELTRMVAERTEGWAAGVRFAAMALQDHRTAAAADEVRASLEPDGSVLGEYLAAEVLDALPPAHLDFLTRTSVVAELTPGLAEALSGRRDSERLLAELVRGNAFVLAVPDAAGAYRTHPLVRDLLGTVLARESPGEAVTLHRRAARWFAASGRLTEAVDQLVAAGDWAGAATLVVDGGALAPLLVPGPGSALVGRLERLPADVDTPAAAAVLAALAVGRGEPRRAARRLSRCDERLASLGRGASGSGLALAVAATRTMLADGVGDAGATLAAAGHLLEVVRGATWVDPARLGELRALGLLAAGTARLRDGDPVAACTDLAEAMAALAAAGDEQPGTDGSAGRRASAGGDGAGGNGVDGVDGRAAGPGGGGDDGVDGCAAAIRLRCLGMLALAEASRGRLSRVRELAGAAEALAGESSVAAADRPAAAHLARAWTALQRQDLAGAQHWLRRAVRIQESRDDPLLASVGVLLQVRLRRDQGDADGARRLLERSGTGPAWVRALIDAEAAAVDARRDPTRDATRDTPAAPRPAGIEPQAARVEQLLQQAHRQLARGEAEASRAAVVRALRLAERDGLRRPFTHVSPRVRRLMRLDADVAARADWLRPGGAGPAHTTRAEDEDPDGGVPPGRALSDRELEVLRHLSSLLTTEEVASAMYISVNTVRTHIRGILRKLSASRRNEAVRRARQLGLV